One window of Bacillus sp. FJAT-45350 genomic DNA carries:
- a CDS encoding accessory Sec system S-layer assembly protein: MIPFFNRKKGEMPRLEGIESVHSTNEILNKTDELNENQDEKINTVLSMHPEWNLPREDIYAFQFLNQECEPLRPNQLSLSGINIIPEEGGDFRVTALVRNTLSKSIKLEETPLVLINESGDTVAKRIFNLVDLGDIPPNSSRPWTFHFSKEDLLASDLPKTKWKLAFQFSSQKKNHKLELEESWKKSLTLESKIQLEEMVKKLTPPKQGEVNFMGVQAKQIENNSIHVTLLIRNGSDKNIHIEKLPLQVTDATGEIVAKGAFHLDKLAVRAHTSKPWTFIFPDSMVVKTNADLTKWQVSPLSQKK, translated from the coding sequence ATGATACCTTTTTTCAACCGAAAAAAAGGAGAAATGCCACGGTTAGAAGGGATAGAAAGTGTACATTCTACAAATGAAATCTTAAATAAAACAGATGAACTAAACGAAAACCAGGACGAAAAAATAAATACAGTTCTGTCAATGCATCCAGAATGGAACCTACCTAGAGAAGATATATATGCGTTTCAATTCTTAAATCAAGAATGTGAACCACTTAGACCAAACCAACTGTCATTGTCAGGTATCAATATTATTCCAGAAGAAGGTGGTGACTTTCGTGTAACAGCCTTGGTGCGAAATACCCTTAGTAAATCAATTAAATTAGAAGAGACTCCACTAGTACTTATTAACGAAAGTGGAGATACTGTCGCAAAAAGAATATTCAATCTGGTAGACCTAGGAGATATTCCTCCAAATAGTAGTCGTCCATGGACTTTTCATTTTTCTAAAGAAGACTTATTAGCTAGTGATTTACCTAAGACAAAGTGGAAGCTTGCTTTTCAATTTTCATCACAAAAGAAAAATCACAAGCTTGAACTAGAAGAGAGTTGGAAAAAGTCGTTAACATTGGAAAGTAAAATTCAACTCGAAGAAATGGTAAAAAAGTTGACTCCACCAAAACAAGGTGAGGTTAACTTTATGGGAGTACAAGCAAAGCAAATAGAAAACAACAGCATTCATGTAACTTTACTAATTAGAAATGGAAGCGATAAGAACATTCATATAGAAAAGCTACCACTACAAGTAACAGATGCAACGGGTGAAATAGTCGCTAAAGGGGCTTTTCACCTTGATAAATTAGCAGTTAGAGCTCACACAAGCAAACCATGGACGTTTATATTCCCTGATTCAATGGTAGTAAAAACAAATGCTGATTTAACAAAGTGGCAAGTCTCCCCCCTCTCTCAAAAAAAGTAA
- the secA2 gene encoding accessory Sec system translocase SecA2 has protein sequence MFSSIKKLIGDEQQWKLKKYLQIVEQINSLESALEKLSDEELRAKTDKFKHDLQNGSTVEDIKVEAFALVREASKRVLGLRHYDVQLIGGLVLNDGDIAEMSTGEGKTLVASLPSYLRALEGKGVHVITVNEYLAQRDRELVGQVLEFLGLTVGLNVPMITPDEKQAAYKADITYGVGNEFGFDFLRDNMVYDKQQRVQRPYHFAILDEIDSVMVDEAKTPLIIAGKTKVSPNLYYICAKVARSFKEETDYLYDPLLKSTNLTDDGITKVERSFGIDNLYDLEHQTLFHFVLQALRARVLFRKDVDYIVDDGELKLVDMFTGRIMEGRTFSDGLHQALEAKEDLKITEENKTQALVTIQNYFRMYPNLSGMTGTAKTEEREFQSLYGMDVFQVPTNKIKIREDREDLVFVTVEQKYTAVADEVEKRYKKGQPVLVGTTSIIQSETMAEYLDERNITYELLNAKSVEKEVELISKAGQKGQVTIATNMAGRGTDIMLGEGVAELGGLFVLGTERHESRRIDNQLKGRAGRQGDPGESQIYISIDDEMLLRFAQEDIDKYKLQLKTTKEGLILNKDVHELVDKIQKMCEEHNYSAREYTLKLDDIINEQRNVIYHLRNKVLNEEENLAIVKEMISSSTKEFVGQYCPDNLLPEEWNLNELATRLNHILITKPVTFSDDPQDIKEIQEKHENNLHEFLQHIDLLSENSMVLQSAKQALLLNIDFYWLQHIEDMARLKEGIGLRGYSQEDPMRIYTRESFQLFTNMYQAIERDVSFHFGKISKPYLNEEQLGG, from the coding sequence ATGTTCAGTTCGATAAAAAAACTAATTGGTGATGAACAACAATGGAAGTTAAAAAAGTACCTACAGATTGTTGAACAAATTAACAGTCTTGAATCAGCTTTAGAAAAACTTTCTGATGAAGAGTTACGCGCAAAAACTGACAAGTTTAAGCATGATTTGCAAAACGGAAGTACGGTAGAAGATATAAAAGTTGAAGCCTTTGCTCTCGTTAGAGAAGCTTCAAAACGCGTGCTAGGTTTACGCCATTACGATGTACAACTTATTGGTGGTCTCGTGTTAAACGACGGAGACATTGCTGAAATGTCGACAGGAGAGGGAAAAACACTAGTTGCATCTCTCCCAAGTTATTTACGTGCCCTTGAAGGTAAAGGGGTTCATGTGATTACAGTTAATGAATACTTAGCCCAACGTGACCGTGAATTAGTTGGACAAGTCCTTGAGTTTCTAGGACTAACTGTTGGTTTAAACGTTCCGATGATTACACCTGATGAAAAACAAGCTGCTTACAAAGCAGATATAACATATGGGGTAGGTAACGAGTTTGGATTTGATTTTTTACGGGATAATATGGTTTACGACAAACAACAACGAGTACAACGACCCTACCACTTCGCTATCTTAGATGAAATAGATAGTGTCATGGTTGATGAAGCCAAAACACCATTAATTATTGCTGGGAAAACCAAAGTTAGCCCGAACCTTTACTATATATGCGCCAAAGTGGCTCGAAGTTTCAAAGAAGAAACAGACTATCTTTATGACCCTTTATTAAAATCAACGAATTTAACAGATGATGGAATAACAAAAGTTGAAAGATCATTTGGAATTGACAATCTCTATGACCTTGAACATCAAACTCTCTTCCACTTTGTATTACAAGCATTACGTGCAAGAGTATTATTCCGAAAAGACGTTGACTATATTGTTGATGATGGGGAACTTAAGCTTGTTGATATGTTCACAGGTAGAATTATGGAAGGCCGTACCTTTAGTGATGGTCTTCATCAAGCGTTAGAGGCAAAAGAAGATTTAAAAATTACAGAAGAAAACAAGACACAGGCACTTGTTACTATTCAAAACTATTTTCGCATGTACCCAAACCTTTCGGGTATGACAGGAACAGCTAAAACCGAAGAAAGAGAGTTCCAATCTCTTTATGGTATGGATGTCTTTCAAGTTCCAACAAATAAAATTAAAATTCGCGAAGACCGGGAAGACCTTGTATTTGTGACTGTTGAACAAAAATATACTGCTGTTGCAGATGAAGTCGAGAAGCGTTATAAAAAGGGTCAGCCTGTATTAGTTGGTACTACTTCCATCATACAATCGGAAACAATGGCAGAATACCTTGATGAAAGAAACATAACTTACGAGCTGCTTAATGCTAAAAGTGTGGAAAAGGAAGTTGAACTAATATCAAAGGCCGGACAAAAGGGACAAGTAACAATTGCAACAAACATGGCAGGTCGAGGCACTGATATTATGCTAGGTGAAGGAGTAGCTGAATTAGGCGGCTTATTTGTCCTTGGTACAGAACGTCATGAAAGCCGTAGAATTGATAATCAGCTAAAAGGTCGTGCTGGTAGACAAGGTGATCCGGGTGAGTCCCAAATCTATATTTCAATTGATGATGAAATGTTACTACGCTTTGCACAAGAAGATATTGATAAGTATAAACTTCAACTAAAGACAACCAAAGAAGGTCTTATCTTAAATAAGGATGTTCATGAATTGGTAGACAAAATTCAAAAGATGTGTGAAGAGCACAACTATTCTGCTCGTGAATATACGTTAAAGCTTGATGATATCATTAATGAACAACGTAATGTCATCTATCACCTCCGTAATAAAGTACTTAACGAAGAAGAAAACTTAGCAATTGTTAAAGAAATGATTTCTTCTAGCACAAAGGAATTTGTCGGGCAGTACTGTCCCGATAATCTATTACCAGAAGAGTGGAATTTAAACGAGTTAGCCACAAGGCTAAATCACATCCTAATTACAAAACCAGTAACTTTTAGTGATGACCCACAGGACATTAAAGAAATTCAGGAGAAACATGAGAACAATCTCCATGAATTTTTACAACATATTGATTTACTTTCAGAAAATTCCATGGTTCTTCAATCAGCTAAACAAGCACTTTTATTGAACATTGACTTCTATTGGTTACAACACATCGAGGATATGGCAAGATTAAAAGAAGGAATTGGACTTAGAGGGTATAGTCAAGAAGATCCTATGAGAATATATACTAGAGAAAGCTTCCAACTGTTCACAAACATGTATCAAGCAATTGAAAGAGATGTAAGCTTCCATTTCGGAAAGATTTCAAAGCCATACCTAAATGAAGAACAATTAGGAGGATAA